Genomic DNA from Chthonomonadales bacterium:
AGCCGGCGGATAACCCTGGCCGGCCCCGGCCGTGATCCTGTCCGGCGCGAGGCGGGCCGATGGAAGCGCCATCGGCCCGCCTCGCGCCCAGCGATCCCGAGGGCCACGACATTGCCGCGGGCCCCCGGGCCGGTCCCGGCCACCCGCCGGGCATCCGCCATGCGCCGCACCCTGTTCGCATCGTTCAGAATCAAACGGAGTCTCTCGCTCCTCGTCTTCCTCGCCACCCTTCTGGGCCTTGCCGCGCTTCTCGTCGTCCCCCTGGCCGCCTTCTATCGCTTCGAGGCGCGCCGTTCGCGCGTCGAGATGCACACCGAGCCGGCCAGGAACCAGATCAGCCGGGCGATCGAAACGGCCGGCAAGGCGCGCACGCTGGTTCATCTGCACGCGGTGCTCGGTGCGCGCACGCCGCACACCGGGTTCCCGAGCGCGCTGAGCGCCTACCGGTCGCTGGTGGCGCAATGGGATCGTCACGTGGCACGCGAGGCCGACATCAGGTTCTGCGGGCAGGCGGTCGTCGAGCCCTGGCGGGAGGGGCTGGCTGCGCTGCGCGCGTGGCTGCACGGGTACGGTATGCAGGCGCTGGCGAGGCCGAGCGGCCCCGACCCCGAGAGGGCGGTGGAGGCGAGCGCCCTCTTCGAGCAGGGGACGCTGGCGCTGGAGCGGGCGCGCAGCCAGGTGGACGAGACCCGATCGCGCCTGCTGCGGGGCTCGGTGAACAGCAACGAGGGTCAGCTCACGATGGTCCTCTCGCTCGGAATGCTCTGTACCCTGCTCGCCATCCTGGCCGGCTGGAACCTGCAGCGCCTGGACTCGCTGGGCATGCGCGAGCGCCAGGCCCAGGAACAGCTCGGGGT
This window encodes:
- a CDS encoding sensor histidine kinase, coding for MRRTLFASFRIKRSLSLLVFLATLLGLAALLVVPLAAFYRFEARRSRVEMHTEPARNQISRAIETAGKARTLVHLHAVLGARTPHTGFPSALSAYRSLVAQWDRHVAREADIRFCGQAVVEPWREGLAALRAWLHGYGMQALARPSGPDPERAVEASALFEQGTLALERARSQVDETRSRLLRGSVNSNEGQLTMVLSLGMLCTLLAILAGWNLQRLDSLGMRERQAQEQLGVAVREIHHRVKNNLQVVNALLDMKLMDAGADTARAALQAIAQQLRVVTSVHDFTGTETRADVVRARRVLDRLAAMHAGPGLRVDVEADDCLLTLGEATSVGLLVNELLVRAAEAGESAAGVRLVRDDGLGRAVVRVCHGALAAEADVGASQPEALSAMLVRTLATHDLHGEIRFLDGELPCVEVAFRTMAPRTLARQMRG